From the Caballeronia sp. TF1N1 genome, the window TTCCTCCAGTTCCTTGAGCCATTTGGATAGATTGGGCTGGGTCGTATGAAGCTCTTCAGCCGAATGGCTCATGTTGCTGCTTCGCGCGAGGCTCAGCAGCATCTGCAGGTTTCTCAGGCGAAGACGGTCGGTCCAATCCACGGTGTAAGACGTCTGATGAACGTCAGCGTGACATTGCGGTGCTCGGCGACGAGACGCGGCCCGGAGTGCGGCAAAGTCGCCCGCGCGGCGTCCTGACACCATGGCCCAGCCGATGTGGTGACCGTGTCCCGCGAGGATGACGCCGCCCTGTTGATGCGCGCGCAAAACTGACCCCCAGTGGGTCAGTTTCCGGTGCAAATCAACAGCCGCCCTGCCCCGCCGACCCG encodes:
- a CDS encoding LysR family transcriptional regulator, translated to MSLCLDSMPPGRRGRAAVDLHRKLTHWGSVLRAHQQGGVILAGHGHHIGWAMVSGRRAGDFAALRAASRRRAPQCHADVHQTSYTVDWTDRLRLRNLQMLLSLARSSNMSHSAEELHTTQPNLSKWLKELEEDVGLPLFERRARGIRPTSLWRSAHRTRARTRRPLRKGSRRSRGDAEERRGTRRDGRSRSVFR